Proteins encoded within one genomic window of Halocatena marina:
- a CDS encoding M48 family metalloprotease, whose protein sequence is MTRFPSYRLYIQILVMLPLLFLTILATVFVSGVVLTFIFFYVYLITVAQVPSAELLLTVLGGSMVSMLGFVIWEERDAPEHLVAATGATRIEEEEYPQLLSLVRSLSQQVDTPVPRVYIAPTDTPLSLTTGFRPRSARLIVSEGMVAALEQGELEAVVAHELAHIKNRDTAVMTLATLPIGAADRVITLLTGHTEGIKYAQPSRASYADALMTFGLLLVPPIWFCGHVLWASLSRTREFAADSGAVSITGNPASLVSALQRIDEDIAKRPTTDFRKVEIAAFAIVESSQNDSVGTFPLFGQLLTDVFATHPETATRIERLQRINREQGQ, encoded by the coding sequence ATGACTCGGTTCCCGAGCTATCGATTATACATTCAAATTCTCGTAATGCTTCCCCTCCTCTTTCTCACGATACTTGCGACGGTGTTCGTGAGCGGAGTCGTACTTACCTTCATTTTCTTTTATGTTTACTTGATCACAGTTGCTCAAGTTCCGTCTGCAGAGTTGCTTCTCACAGTTCTAGGTGGATCGATGGTCAGTATGCTTGGGTTCGTTATCTGGGAAGAACGAGACGCACCTGAACATCTGGTTGCTGCAACCGGTGCGACTCGTATTGAAGAAGAGGAGTACCCACAACTACTGTCACTCGTTCGATCACTCTCTCAGCAAGTTGATACGCCAGTTCCGCGTGTCTACATCGCACCAACAGACACCCCGCTTTCATTGACGACCGGATTCAGACCTCGGAGCGCCCGATTAATCGTGAGTGAGGGGATGGTCGCAGCGCTTGAGCAGGGCGAACTTGAGGCGGTTGTCGCACACGAACTCGCGCATATCAAGAATCGTGATACGGCGGTGATGACGCTGGCCACACTTCCAATCGGCGCAGCCGACCGCGTGATCACTCTCCTCACAGGACACACAGAGGGGATCAAATACGCACAGCCGAGTCGAGCGAGTTATGCAGACGCTCTCATGACGTTTGGATTATTACTCGTTCCACCGATCTGGTTCTGTGGACACGTGCTGTGGGCGTCGTTATCCAGAACTCGAGAGTTTGCTGCCGACAGCGGTGCCGTCTCCATCACTGGCAACCCAGCATCTCTTGTAAGTGCCCTCCAACGTATCGATGAAGACATAGCGAAGCGACCAACGACCGATTTTCGGAAGGTCGAGATAGCGGCATTTGCGATCGTTGAATCGAGCCAAAACGACTCAGTTGGCACGTTTCCGTTGTTCGGACAGCTACTGACGGACGTATTTGCGACGCATCCGGAAACAGCAACACGCATCGAACGACTCCAGAGGATCAACCGAGAGCAAGGGCAGTGA
- a CDS encoding selenium-binding family protein: MSDARSPADTEEHHHDQTEGPGYSTPQAAIEESDPEELAYVMSLYVGTDVDAPDFLSVIDVDPDSETYSEVINRVEMPNRGDELHHFGWNACSSSCHVGGLERRHLIIPGQRSSRIHVVDTKDRREPKLETVIEPEDVFEHDLSAPHTVHCIPDGEILISMLGDADGELPGGFLELNDNFEIEGRWDPPGEIEMNYDFWYQPRHNVMISTEWAAPKTYYPGFDLEDVENGKYGRRLHVWDWTEGEVEQTLDLGEEGLIPLEVRFLHSPEATHGYVGAALSSNIFHFFEEGGDWHAEKVIDIEAREHDDWEMPVPGLVTDLLVSMDDRYLFFSNWLHGDVRMYDISDPANPRMADRIWAGGHFGDSHPTGADDREVICGPQMLQLSLDGERLYWTTSLFSSWDNQFYPAEAEKGSVMLKADVDPRNGTMELDEDFLVDFGDSPHGPARAHEIRWPDGDCTSDVWQ; encoded by the coding sequence ATGAGCGATGCTAGATCTCCAGCTGACACCGAGGAACACCACCACGATCAGACAGAGGGACCGGGCTATTCGACACCGCAAGCCGCTATTGAAGAGTCAGATCCCGAGGAACTCGCGTATGTGATGAGCTTGTATGTCGGCACAGACGTCGATGCGCCTGACTTTCTCTCGGTCATCGACGTTGACCCCGATTCGGAAACGTATTCGGAGGTCATCAATCGCGTCGAAATGCCCAACCGGGGCGATGAACTCCACCACTTCGGATGGAACGCTTGTTCCTCCTCGTGTCACGTCGGCGGATTAGAGCGACGACATCTCATCATTCCCGGTCAGCGCTCTTCGCGCATCCATGTCGTCGATACGAAAGACCGCCGTGAACCCAAACTTGAGACGGTTATCGAACCAGAGGACGTTTTCGAGCACGACCTCTCGGCCCCGCACACTGTCCACTGTATTCCCGATGGCGAAATCCTCATCAGCATGCTCGGTGACGCGGACGGCGAACTCCCTGGTGGCTTTCTCGAACTCAACGACAATTTCGAGATCGAAGGACGGTGGGATCCGCCCGGCGAGATCGAGATGAACTACGACTTCTGGTATCAACCGCGCCACAACGTGATGATTTCAACCGAGTGGGCGGCACCGAAGACCTACTATCCAGGCTTCGATCTCGAAGATGTTGAGAACGGAAAGTACGGACGACGACTCCACGTCTGGGATTGGACCGAGGGTGAAGTCGAGCAGACCCTCGATCTCGGTGAGGAGGGGCTCATTCCGCTCGAAGTCCGATTTCTCCACAGTCCCGAGGCTACACACGGATACGTCGGTGCGGCACTTTCATCGAACATTTTCCACTTCTTCGAGGAAGGCGGCGACTGGCACGCCGAGAAGGTCATCGATATCGAAGCTCGCGAACACGATGACTGGGAGATGCCTGTGCCCGGTCTCGTGACGGACCTTCTCGTCTCGATGGATGATCGCTACCTGTTCTTCTCAAACTGGCTCCACGGAGACGTCCGAATGTACGATATCAGTGACCCTGCCAATCCACGGATGGCAGACCGCATCTGGGCAGGTGGCCATTTCGGCGACTCACATCCTACCGGAGCGGACGACCGAGAGGTCATTTGTGGTCCGCAGATGCTGCAACTGTCGCTCGACGGTGAACGTCTCTATTGGACGACGTCTCTATTCTCCTCGTGGGACAACCAGTTCTATCCGGCGGAAGCCGAGAAAGGATCGGTGATGCTCAAAGCCGACGTCGACCCTCGAAACGGAACCATGGAGTTGGATGAGGACTTCCTCGTTGATTTCGGCGATTCACCGCACGGTCCGGCCCGTGCACACGAAATCCGCTGGCCCGACGGTGACTGTACGAGCGACGTTTGGCAGTGA
- a CDS encoding 2Fe-2S iron-sulfur cluster-binding protein, translated as MPDHEVILEWQDGRTERIRVDEAETILNATRNADLGLPFGCLTGACATCTGRLTEGTLTYRRPPRALKEQQQQSGHVLLCIAEPRSDCHIEVGARIQTEMMSNPWK; from the coding sequence ATGCCTGATCACGAGGTCATTCTCGAATGGCAGGACGGGAGAACCGAGCGCATTCGAGTCGATGAAGCGGAGACCATTCTGAATGCAACCAGAAATGCGGATCTCGGACTGCCCTTTGGCTGTCTCACTGGAGCTTGTGCAACGTGTACTGGCCGACTCACCGAGGGGACCCTCACCTACCGACGACCACCGCGGGCACTCAAAGAACAACAACAGCAATCTGGACACGTCCTCCTCTGTATTGCCGAGCCTCGTTCGGACTGTCACATTGAGGTCGGGGCACGGATTCAGACAGAAATGATGTCAAATCCGTGGAAGTGA
- a CDS encoding IMP cyclohydrolase gives MYIGRFIVVAPGIGAYRVSSRSFPNRQITDRSGTLTVGPTADAPETDNPYVSYNCLRSVEDSAVIGNGSHVDPIAEKLKLGYPARDALAEALLALDYEKDDYDTPRIAGVVGSETYIGTVRNDALLVRSVSEPTIVATYERDSPDAFALDAETAEEAARTVYDLEFEHPVCAVGVTTGTEIETAIVNSD, from the coding sequence ATGTACATCGGACGGTTCATCGTTGTTGCTCCCGGTATTGGCGCATATCGCGTTTCTTCTCGATCATTTCCGAACCGGCAGATCACCGATCGAAGCGGGACACTAACCGTCGGTCCGACAGCTGATGCTCCAGAGACAGATAATCCATACGTCTCCTACAACTGTCTTCGAAGCGTCGAGGACAGCGCTGTCATCGGAAACGGATCGCATGTCGACCCGATCGCGGAGAAACTCAAACTCGGTTATCCTGCTCGTGATGCGCTCGCCGAGGCGCTTCTCGCGCTCGATTACGAGAAGGACGACTACGACACACCACGCATCGCTGGCGTTGTTGGTTCTGAGACGTATATCGGAACGGTCCGCAACGACGCGCTCCTCGTCCGCTCGGTCTCCGAGCCGACGATCGTCGCAACGTACGAACGAGACAGCCCGGACGCATTCGCTCTCGATGCAGAAACAGCAGAAGAGGCTGCTCGAACGGTGTACGACCTCGAATTTGAACATCCTGTGTGTGCTGTAGGCGTCACCACTGGAACGGAGATCGAGACGGCCATCGTAAACAGCGACTGA